One Theropithecus gelada isolate Dixy chromosome 3, Tgel_1.0, whole genome shotgun sequence genomic window carries:
- the UFSP1 gene encoding inactive Ufm1-specific protease 1, translating to MGDKPPGFRGSRDWIGCVEASLCLAHFGGPQGRLCHVPRGAGLHGELEKLYSHFAGGGGPVMVGGDADARSKALLGICIGSGTEDYVLVLDPHYWGAPKSPSELQAAGWVGWQEVSAAFDPNSFYNLCLTSLSSQQQQHTLD from the coding sequence ATGGGTGACAAGCCCCCCGGCTTCCGGGGCTCCCGGGACTGGATCGGCTGCGTGGAGGCCAGCCTCTGCCTCGCTCACTTCGGAGGGCCCCAGGGGCGCCTCTGCCACGTACCCCGGGGAGCGGGGCTGCATGGGGAGCTGGAGAAGCTTTACTCCCACTTCGCAGGGGGCGGGGGCCCAGTCATGGTTGGAGGGGACGCGGATGCCAGGTCTAAGGCCTTGCTGGGAATCTGCATCGGGTCAGGCACGGAAGACTATGTCCTGGTATTGGACCCTCACTACTGGGGCGCTCCAAAAAGCCCCAGTGAACTACAAGCTGCTGGGTGGGTGGGCTGGCAAGAGGTGAGTGCAGCCTTTGACCCCAACTCCTTCTACAACCTGTGCTTGACCAGCCTTAGCTCCCAACAGCAGCAGCACACCTTGGACTGA